AAGTAATTTTCATATTTTAAATAACAAGAGAGGTAAAAAGTTTTTAATGAGAATTAAAAGAATTTTATGCGTAATCGCATCATTTTTTGTCCTGACGCTTATGGGAACACCCACAAAAACTTATGCTTACAGTTCTCAGGAATTATATGACGAAGTGTGGAAATTAATTGACACTAAATATGTCGATGCAAGCCAGAACAATCAAGACTGGCACAGATGGAGACATAGATATGACAGTACTATCCAGAATGACAAAGATGCTTACATTGCAATAGAAACAATGTTAGCAAGCTTAAATGACCCTTATACGAGATTTCTTGACCCTGAACAATTTGCAGACGAAACTCAATCAATAAGCGGAACATTATTTGGAATCGGAGTACAAATAGGTGCAAAAGATGACAAACTTATGGTCATTGCACCTATAGAAAACACCCCTGCCGACAAAGCCGGACTTAAATCAAATGACCTTATTCTTGAAATAAACGGAAAAAGCACTAAAGGAATGTCTGTCAAAGACGCTGCTGACTTAATAAGAGGAGAAAAAGGAACTAATGTAACCCTTTTTATCAAAAGAGAAGGCGCTCCTGAAAAGCTTTACACCATAACAAGAGACAAAATTGACGTTAAATCTGTTTCTATTAATATTCCTAAAACTACAAACGTTCCTAAAAATATCGGCTATATTCGTTTAAATTCATTTTTAAGCCACACAGCAAGCGATGAAATAAAAGACGCTTTAAAAAAATTAAGCACTAAAGACGGGTATATTCTCGATATTCGTTCGAATCCCGGTGGTCTTTTGACAAATGCCATTGCTATTTCTGATATGTTTCTTTCTTCAGGCTTAATAGTCAGCACTGTTGACAGGGATGGCTATAAAGAAACTCAACAGTCAATTAATAAACCTATAACAACAAAACCTCTGGTTATTTTGATTGATGGAGGAAGCGCAAGTGCAAGCGAAATTCTTAGCGGTGCATTAAAAGATAACGGAAGAGCAACATTAATTGGAACTAAATCCTTTGGAAAAGGACTTGTTCAGGAAATCAACAAACTTCCCGGCGGATCCGGAGTAAATATAACAACCCAAAAATATCTCACTCCAAACGGAACAGATATAAATAAAAAAGGTATAACTCCTGATGTAGAAGTTAAAAACACAGAGGAAGATATCAAAAACAAAAAAGATAAACAGCTTGAAAAAGCTGATGAAGTTCTGACAAACTTAATAATGTCCAAAGATAAAAGCAAAAAAGTAAAAAAAGTAAGTGATTCAGAACTTCCGATCAAATTTATCATTCAAAAATAAAAAATATTAAATACAAAAAAAGAACTTCCGTATAGTTGAATGGATTGCCACGTCGGCACTTAGTGCCTCCTCGCAATGACATAAAATAATATTGGAAGTTCTTTTTTTTAAAGTTCGCATAACCCTTTGCAAAAAGCTTGTTCAAGTTCCGGCATAATACTTTTATGGGTCATTTCAAAAGTTACCGGAGTTATGGAAATTTTATTATTTCTTATAGCCATAATATCGGTTCCGTCTTCCTGTTCTGCCTTAAGGAATTCGCCTGCCATCCAATAATACGTTTTGCCTCTTGGATCAAGCCTTTTTTCGTAAGTATCCGTATACATACGAGTTCCAAGTCTGGTTATTTGGATTCCTGTGATTTCTTCCGCACTTACAGCGGGGATATTTATGTTTAGAATAGTTTTTTTAGGAAAATTGATTTGAACAATATTATTCAGAAATTTTGAAATAAATTCTGCTGAATAAATAAAATCGGAATCCAGAAAATGACCCTCTCCAAACAATGATACTGCAATACTCGGAAAACCAAGAACTGCTCCTTCCATTGCTGCGCTGACCGTTCCGGAATATAAAATATCAGAGCCAAGGTTTGGACCATAGTTTATACCGGAAATAATCAGATCGGGTTTTTGATTTTCTTCAAGAATACTGTTTATGCCTATTTTTACGCAATCACCCGGTGTTCCTGTTGTTTCCCATGCTTGTGCAACGCTGACTCCCATATCAACTTTATCGACCCTGAGCGGTCTGTGCAAAGTTAATGAATGTCCTGCAGCACTTCTTTCCCTATCAGGTGCAATAACATAAACTTCATGATTCTCGCAAAGTTTTGCGGCTAAAAATTTTAAACCTGCTGAATGAATTCCGTCATCATTAGAAATTAATATTTTCATTCTTTTCCTTTTATAAAAATAAATAACGCACACATATTTTTAACGGTTTAATATTTATCGGCAATATCAAAAAAAAGTTTAATTTTATTATGCCGAAAACAAGAGTATAAAACATGTAGGTTTTATTTTCTATAGTATAAACAGACTACACAAGAGTAAAACTCGATAAAAAAAGAGTTTGAAAAAATTTCAAACTCTTTAAATTTATTAAGATTAAGTTTATTACTTAATTTATTATATTTTTATATTTAAGTTTTTTCCGGCTTTAACAGGGGTAGGTGCTTCTTGAGGAGCTTGTGGCTTTGTAACTTGGTTATGTGCTACAGGAGCTTTTGTTGCAACAGGTTTTTGTCCAAAACTAACTACTTTCATCTGATTTTGCCTCCAATACCTTTGATTCCTAACTACTCACACTAGCTCTTTCACTAGATACGAGGAAATATATCATGTAGTATATTCTTTGTCAATCTTGAAAAATCATTGTAGTTTATAACACCTATTTTTCGCAAATCACTTTTATAATCCACTTTTTAGCGGATTTTAAAACCGCCTAAAAACATGTATTCTGGAACTAATCCGGTAAAATTATAGGGTGAGGGAATTAAATATCGTGGATCTATCTGCCTTTCTCGGGGTTTTAATGGGCGTTGCAGCCATAGTCGGAACTTTATTTTTTGAATCAAATTCTATTTCTGTAATAATACAGCCTTCAGCGGCTCTGATTGTTTTTGGAGGAACTTTTGGCGCAGCATTGGTGAATTTTTCTTTTTCAACAATCAAAGAAGCTTTTAAAGAATCCTCAAAGCCCCATTTTGATAACAAAGAAAA
This bacterium DNA region includes the following protein-coding sequences:
- the surE gene encoding 5'/3'-nucleotidase SurE, yielding MKILISNDDGIHSAGLKFLAAKLCENHEVYVIAPDRERSAAGHSLTLHRPLRVDKVDMGVSVAQAWETTGTPGDCVKIGINSILEENQKPDLIISGINYGPNLGSDILYSGTVSAAMEGAVLGFPSIAVSLFGEGHFLDSDFIYSAEFISKFLNNIVQINFPKKTILNINIPAVSAEEITGIQITRLGTRMYTDTYEKRLDPRGKTYYWMAGEFLKAEQEDGTDIMAIRNNKISITPVTFEMTHKSIMPELEQAFCKGLCEL
- a CDS encoding S41 family peptidase, with the translated sequence MRIKRILCVIASFFVLTLMGTPTKTYAYSSQELYDEVWKLIDTKYVDASQNNQDWHRWRHRYDSTIQNDKDAYIAIETMLASLNDPYTRFLDPEQFADETQSISGTLFGIGVQIGAKDDKLMVIAPIENTPADKAGLKSNDLILEINGKSTKGMSVKDAADLIRGEKGTNVTLFIKREGAPEKLYTITRDKIDVKSVSINIPKTTNVPKNIGYIRLNSFLSHTASDEIKDALKKLSTKDGYILDIRSNPGGLLTNAIAISDMFLSSGLIVSTVDRDGYKETQQSINKPITTKPLVILIDGGSASASEILSGALKDNGRATLIGTKSFGKGLVQEINKLPGGSGVNITTQKYLTPNGTDINKKGITPDVEVKNTEEDIKNKKDKQLEKADEVLTNLIMSKDKSKKVKKVSDSELPIKFIIQK